The sequence below is a genomic window from Serratia nevei.
CTTCGGTTCGTCCGGGCTGAACACGCCGGTGGCGATCTGCGTCAGCGCCTGATGCAGCTCGGGATCCTGCTCGTAGTATTGATGCGGGTTGTAACCGTTGCGGCGCAGTTCCTCCACCTGTTCGGCGGTATTGCCGAAGATAAAGATGTTCTCCTCCCCCACGTGCTCGCGCATCTCGACGTTGGCGCCGTCCAGCGTACCGATGGTCAGCGCGCCGTTCAGCGCAAACTTCATGTTGCTGGTGCCTGAGGCTTCGGTGCCCGCCAGCGAGATCTGTTCCGACAGATCCGCCGCCGGGATAATGATCTGCGCCAGGCTGACGCCGTAGTTCGGAATGAACACCACCTTCAGCTGGGTATGCACGCGCGGATCGTTGTTGATCACTTTGGCCACGTCGTTGATCAAGCGGATGATCTGCTTGGCGGCATAGTAGGCCGAGGCCGCCTTGCCGGCGAAGATCACCACCCGCGGCACGCGCTCGATCTCCGGATCGTCCAGCAGGCGGTTATACAGCGTGATGACGTGCAACACGTTGAGCAGCTGCCGTTTGTACTCGTGGATGCGCTTGATCTGCACGTCGAACAGCGCATCCGGGTTGACCACCACGTTGAGCGTTTTGGCGATGTACAGCGCCAGCCGCTCCTTGTTCTGCCGCTTGGCGCGCTGCACCGCCTGCAGGAAACTCGGGTAATCGACGTTGGCTTTGATCTCGCTCAACTGGCTGAGATCGGTGCGCCAGGTTTGCCCGATGCAGTCGTCCAGCACCGCCGCCAGCGGCGGGTTGGCCAGCGCCAGCCAACGGCGCGGCGTCACCCCGTTGGTTTTGTTGCAGAAACGATTGGGGAACAGCCGGGCGAAGTCGGCGAACAGCGACTGCACCATCAGCTCGGAATGCAGGGCGGAAACGCCGTTGACCTTGTGGCTGGCCACCACTGCCAGCCACGCCATGCGCACCCGGCGGCCGTTGGTTTCATCGATGATCGAGACCCGCGCCAGCAGGTCATTGTCGCCCGGCGCCACTTCCTGCACCATCTTGAGGAAGTGATCGTTGATTTCGAAAATCAGCTGCAGATGGCGCGGCAAGATGCGCCCTATCATGTCCAACGGCCAGGTTTCCAGCGCCTCGCTCATCAGCGTGTGGTTGGTGTAGGAAAACACCTGCTCCACCACTTCCCAGGCGTCGAGCCACTTGAATTTGTGCTCGTCGATCAGCCGGTGCATCAGTTCGGGAATCGACAGCACCGGGTGAGTGTCGTTAAGGTGAATGGCGATCTTGTCCGCCAGGTTGTCGAAGGTTTTGTGCATCAGCCAATGGCGGTTAAGGATGTCCTGCACCGTGGCCGACACCAGGAAATACTCCTGCCGCAGCCGCAGCTCGCGCCCGGAGGAGGTCGAGTCGTCCGGATACAGCACGCGCGACACGTTCTCCGAGTGGTTTTTATCCTCCACCGCGGCGAAATAATCGCCCTGGTTGAACTTGCCGAGGTTGATCTCGTTACTGGCCTGCGCGCTCCACAGCCGCAGGGTGTTGGTGGCGTCGGTGTCGAAACCGGGGATCACCTGATCGTAGGCGATGGCCACGATCTCTT
It includes:
- the glgP gene encoding glycogen phosphorylase yields the protein MTSPFSYTSPTVSVEALKHSIAYKLMFIVGKDPAIANRHDWLNAVLFAVRDRMVERWLRSNRAQLSQDVRQVYYLSMEFLIGRTLSNALLSMGIYQDIDNALNEMGLSLGELLEEENDPGLGNGGLGRLAACFLDSLATLALPGRGYGIRYEYGMFKQNIVNGQQMESPDYWLEYGNPWEFPRHNTRYKVRFGGRVQQEGAKARWLETEEIVAIAYDQVIPGFDTDATNTLRLWSAQASNEINLGKFNQGDYFAAVEDKNHSENVSRVLYPDDSTSSGRELRLRQEYFLVSATVQDILNRHWLMHKTFDNLADKIAIHLNDTHPVLSIPELMHRLIDEHKFKWLDAWEVVEQVFSYTNHTLMSEALETWPLDMIGRILPRHLQLIFEINDHFLKMVQEVAPGDNDLLARVSIIDETNGRRVRMAWLAVVASHKVNGVSALHSELMVQSLFADFARLFPNRFCNKTNGVTPRRWLALANPPLAAVLDDCIGQTWRTDLSQLSEIKANVDYPSFLQAVQRAKRQNKERLALYIAKTLNVVVNPDALFDVQIKRIHEYKRQLLNVLHVITLYNRLLDDPEIERVPRVVIFAGKAASAYYAAKQIIRLINDVAKVINNDPRVHTQLKVVFIPNYGVSLAQIIIPAADLSEQISLAGTEASGTSNMKFALNGALTIGTLDGANVEMREHVGEENIFIFGNTAEQVEELRRNGYNPHQYYEQDPELHQALTQIATGVFSPDEPKRYSNLFDSLVNLGDHYQLLADYRSYVDTQDKVDEVYLNQDEWTRRAVLNIANMGYFSSDRTIQEYADEIWHIQPVKL